In the Coffea eugenioides isolate CCC68of unplaced genomic scaffold, Ceug_1.0 ScVebR1_2568;HRSCAF=3619, whole genome shotgun sequence genome, TGGAGGATCGAGAAGCAACAATGGCACGCTTCTTGAACGGATTAAGGCCCGAAATTGCTGATCAAGTGGAGTTACACCACTATGTGGAACTTGGGGACTTGGTGGAGAAGGCCATCAAGATTGAAAGGAGGATTAAGAGGAAGGGTTCAACTCGGAGTTACTCCAACTTTTCACCCTCTTATCCCCAAACTACACCACCAAAGAAAGAGGATAAAGGGCCGAGTAATTCCATCCCTTCAAGACCGAGGCCGGATACGACTAAGTGGGAGTCTAAAGCAACACCAAAGACTGCCATTGAGTTGAGCTTGGGGCGAAATCGATATACtagatgcttcaaatgccaaggccgAGGGCATATTGCTAGCCAATGCCCGAACCAACGCACTATGATCATCTTACCCAATGGTGAGTTTCtcactgatgatgaagatgagaaggaggagttgccatcccttgaggaagaagaggaagaagaggaagcatTGCCCATCGATGAACGAGTTGGACTCGTTGTCAGACGAGCCTTAGCAACCCAAGTGAAAGCCGCTGACCATGCACAAAGGGAGAACATTTTCTACACCCGTTGCTATATCAAAGGCAAGGTATGTAGTTTGATCATAGATGGAGGTAGTTGTGCTAATGTTGCTAGTGccttgatggtggagaaactagcACTACCCACTCTACGACATCCAACACCGTATCGTTTGCAATGGTTGAACGATAGCGGGGATGTTCGTGTGACCAAGCAAGTCCAAGTACCTTTCCGAATTGGAAAGTATGAGGACGTGGTGTTATGCGACGTGGTCCCTATGCAAGCATGTCACATACTATTGGGGAGACCATGGCAATTCGACAAGGGAGTTACATTCGATGGCATTACTAATAAATACTCTTTCAAGCAAGGCGAGAAGAGGATTGTGCTTGTGCCACTCACTCCTATTCAAGTTCGTGAAGATCAAGAAAGCTTGATCAAGGAAAGTGAGCTcgagaatgagaagaaaaaaatagaaaaagccgAGAGCTCAACAGAAAATGATAAGGCcaagaaaattgagaggaaaaaaacaTATGGTGAGCCggccaaaattgaaaagagagagaaaaggcaaaATCTATTGATAAAAGCCAATGCAGTaagaaaag is a window encoding:
- the LOC113756972 gene encoding uncharacterized protein LOC113756972, producing the protein MANEGGASSQAFDLKLFTEAIKGELGRMMDQKLELMHQRIDSLELSHGSSKGSRGKAYAHESTDSNSDNNYEHKQSRSKREARPSNDHIPGIKMKIPPFQGRSDPDAYLEWEKRIELVFDCNTYSEEQKVKLAVVEFTDYAVVWWDQLSTSRRRSREPTIQTWTELRRLMRKRFVPSHYYRDLYQKLQTLNQGARSVEDYHKEMEILMLRADIMEDREATMARFLNGLRPEIADQVELHHYVELGDLVEKAIKIERRIKRKGSTRSYSNFSPSYPQTTPPKKEDKGPSNSIPSRPRPDTTKWESKATPKTAIELSLGRNRYTRCFKCQGRGHIASQCPNQRTMIILPNGKVCSLIIDGGSCANVASALMVEKLALPTLRHPTPYRLQWLNDSGDVRVTKQVQVPFRIGKYEDVVLCDVVPMQACHILLGRPWQFDKGVTFDGITNKYSFKQGEKRIVLVPLTPIQVREDQESLIKESELENEKKKIEKAESSTENDKAKKIERKKTY